The genomic interval GGCGTCAGCACCGTGGCCGCCGAAATGGCGCTCACCGCGGCCAGCCTGTCGCCGCAACGCGTGCTGCTGTTGGACATGAATACTACCGACGCCGGGCGGGCGGGTACCCTGCGTGCCTGGCGCCAGCTCGGCATTTACGACGCTGCCACGGCGACCGACTCGGACTCGTCGGGCATCGTCCCTTCGCGTTATGAGAACCTGTCGCTCTTGTCGTGCCGCGACGCCGAGCAACTGAAGCCGTTGCCGTTCGATCGGCCGCGGATGACGCAACTACTGCGCGACCTGAACGACGAATACGGTTTGGTCATCGTCGATCTGCCGCCCGCGACTGACTCCAGCCTGGCCTTGGCCATGGCCGGATTGCTCGCCGGCGTCGTGCTGGTCGTCGAAGCCGAACAAACTCGCTTCGAATCGGCACAGCGTGCCACGAAGAGTCTGCAGCAGGCCCAGGCGAACCTGCTGGGAGTCATTCTCAACAAAAGGCCTCAGCACATTCCTGAATGGTTGTACGACAGGCTGTAAACCACTTCGCCACCTTTTTGCGGAACTTTAGGAAGATGATCCGTTTTCTAAAAAAAGTAACGACGTTTCTCCGCGGAGAGGCGGGCCTGTCGTCGCTCGAGTTCCTTAACTCCATCGAACGGATGCGCAACATCCTCGATCGCGAGCGGATGCGCGCCGATCGCGGGAATACGATGTTCACGCTGGTGACCTTCACCTGCAGCGAAACGACCGACAACGCCTACCTGGCCGAGTTAGGCCGCATCGCGCAGGAGCGTATCCGCACGACCGACGACGTTGGCATGTTGGGGCCGCACTGCATCGGTGTGGTCTTGCCGGAAACATCGGCCGGAGGCGCCTGGCGCGTGGCCGACGATATCTGCTCGAAGCTGCCGAACAACAAGCCGCGTCCGCAGTGCGACGTTTATGTCCACCCGGCCGGGCGTATCAGTCGGCCCGATGACCAGAACCCGCAGACGGACCGCCGTGAAGGCGAGACTTCCGGACGTGGCAACGACGAGTTCGCACCCGTCGGCGCCGACGACGATGACCCGCGGGCGGCACAGGCCATTCAATTTTTTTTTGAACAGTCCATGCCCAGCTGGAAGCGAACCATCGACCTGGTTGGCGCGGCCTCGGCACTGCTGATCCTGTCGCCGCTGCTGGCCGTAGCCGCGATTGCCATCAAGGTGACGTCACCGGGTCCGGTGTTCTTCACGCAGATGCGTCACGGGCTGGGAGGGCGGCCGTTCAAGATCTACAAATTTCGCACGATGTGCGTCGATGCCGAGGCCAAGAAGCAGGCGCTGCGCAGGTTCAGCGAGCAGAAGGGTCCGGCGTTCAAGATGAAGAACGATCCGCGGATCACGCGGCTGGGAAGCTTTTTGCGCAAGACGAGCATCGACGAATTACCGCAATTGATCAACGTCGTGCTGGGGGACATGTCGCTGGTGGGTCCGCGCCCTCTGCCGTGCGACGAGTCGGAACGTTGCTTGCCTTGGCAACAACGACGTTTGGATGTCACACCCGGTTTGACCTGTATTTGGCAGATCGAGGGGCGCTCGAGAGTCTCGTTCGATGATTGGGCTCGCATGGACGTGCGATATATCCAATCGCGGTCGCTGGTCAAGGACGCGAAATTGATCGCTCAGACGCTCCCTGCGGTCATGCTTCGCAAGGGTGCTTGCTGATTGGCATCTGCGCCGCGGCCTGATCTGGAGCTAACGATGAGCGACAACACTGACACTGCGCGGCCGCGTTTGCTGCTGGTCGCGTTCGAGTGCAGTCCCAAGCACGGCTCGGAATGGGCCAATGGCTGGAACCGCGCACTGCAAGCGGCCCTCCGCTACGACACGTGGGTCATCACGCACGGAGGACCGCAAGAATACGAGATTCGCGATTACCTGGCCGCGCACGAGCCGATTCCGAATCTGCACTTTGAATTCGTCCCCTGTGCGGCTTTCGACAAGCATCCGGTCCACGTGGGCGGGCGCTTGTGGCTGGCCTACCACGACTGGCAGCGTGATGTGCTGAAGCGCGCCCAGGAATTGCAGGCCACACGACCGTTCGATCTGATCCACCATGTCACGAACACCGGATTTCGCGAGCCGGGGTATCTGTGGCAGCTCGATGCTCCGTTCGTCTGGGGACCAATCGGCGGATTGCACAACTATCCGTGGCGATTCCTCAGCGAAGCTGGCCTGCGCGGCGCACTCACCGAAGGGGTGCGTAGCATCGCCAATTCGTTCCAATTGCACTGCAGCCTGCGCGGCCGCCGAGCCGCGCGGCGCGCGAAAGCCATACTGGCCGCCAATTCCACGGCCTGCCAACGGTTCTACCAGGGCCGCGGCGTGCTGCCTCACGAGCTTCTGGACGTCGGCATCGCCTCGGTCGCCGAGCAACCGCGTCCCGCGCGCAGCGGAGACGAACCGTTGCGGATCCTCTGGTCCGGACAGTTCGTTTCACGCAAAGCGCTGACATTGCTTCTCAAGGCCCTCGCGCAACTACCCGCCGATTTCCGTTATGTCCTTCGCGTTGTCGGCGGCGGTCCGCTCGAGGCCCAATGGAAGCAACTGGCCGAACGACTGGGCGTCAATGCTCATATCGAATGGGCTGGTTGGCTTCCTCACGCTCAAGCGCGCCAGCAATACGATTGGGCCGACGTCTTCGTGTTCACCAGCTTGCGCGACAACTCGGGCACGGTGATGCTCGAAGCGATGGGAGCCGGAGTGCCGGTGATCTGCCTCGATCATCAAGGCGCCCGGGATATCGTCACACCCGAGTGCGGCATCAAGATCGCCCTTAGCACGCCGCGCAAGGTCGTTGCCGACATGGCCACGGCCTTGGTCGAGTTCGGCGGCAATTATGCTCTCCGTTCCCGTCTAGGGAATGCGGCTTACGCGCGAGCAAAGAAATACCTTTGGGACAACCTGGGCCGGCAAACTGCGATTGTTTATCGCGAGGTGCTGAACGACACGGCAAACGCCCAGCAGACAGCGCCGCACCCCTTGCAACCGCGCAGCACGATCCGGCCAAAGCTGTTGGCCCGCGAGGCCGCGGTGTGGGGAATCGGCCGCGCTGCCGCAGCATTGCAAGCAACGCGCGGACGTCGGCCCGGCAATGGTTTCGGCATCCTGACGTACCACCGCGTGACGGAGAACGTCTCCGGCTTCCCCGCGCCGACCTGGAACATCACCCCCGCGCAGCTCGAAAAGCAACTCGCGGGGCTCCTACGGCGAGGATTCCAGCCGTGGTCCTTGTCAGACTTGCTGCAAGCGCGGGCTGCCGGCGTCAAGATTCCCGCGGGCGTGTTCGCCGTCACCTTCGACGACGGCTACGAGAACAATTTCACCGATGCGCTGCCGGTCCTCGAAAAGCTGGGCGTACCGGCCACGATCTTCCTGGCCACGGCGTTCGTTGATCAGTCGGAACCGTTCCCCTTCGACGATTGGAAATCTCGCGGTCAGCGCGGCGTTCCCGTGACCGCCTGGCGCCCTCTGAGCGCGTCGGAATGCGGCAAACTACTCGACAGCGGCATGATCGAGCTAGGCACTCACACGCATACGCATCAAAAGTTTCTCGGCCGACCCGAAGATTTCCGCCGCGACATGCAAGCCAGCATCGACATGCTGCACGAGCAGTTCGGCGTGCGCCATCCGGTGCTGGCCTTCCCGCATGGCATTCACGACCAAGAGATGCTGGACATTGTGCGCGAGCTCGATATTCCGTCAGCACTAACGACGGTGCCGGGCTTGATCGACCTGGCAAGCAATCCGCTTGGCTGGGGACGATTCAGCGTCGAGTCGCATGACACGGCGGCAACTTTGGCCGGCAAGCTCGGGGGTTGGTACACGGAGATCACGCATACGATCCGCACGTTTGGTCGTGGCAAGGTGCAGAGCACCGCGCCCGCCGAACATGTTGATGCCCCGCTCCCCGCGTCACCCGTCGAAGTGCCGGCCGAGCAAGAACTGGTCGGGTGCGACTGACCTTCCTCACAGCATGATGTTGAGCCAAACGGTCCATGACCCGCAGACAGGTAATTTGTTCGCCATGCAGGCTGAAACAGTGGAAACGTCGAATGTGTTGACGACGGTCGAAGTTCTCGACCGCCCTGCGACACACTCGCGCGCCCGCTCTAACGTCGGCCGGCGATCCGATACCGCCAAAGCCCTGATGTCGATCATCGATCAGGGAATCTACAGCGGCACCAGCTTCGTGACCGCCGTGATTGTCGGCCGCGCTACGTCACCCGACGTGTTGGGAATATATTACCTGACGATGACGATCGTCTACGTGGCGATCGGTCTGCAGGAATGCATGATCTCGAATCCCTTTGCCATCCTCTCGCCCCGGCGGCACGGTCGCGATCTGGCTGAGTTCGCCTCGAGCACTTGGACCTATTACCTGTCGTGGAGCGGAATCTGCCTGCTGGGCATTCTCGCGGCGCTTGGTTACTCGTCGTTCGCCGGAGATGCTCATCTGACCAGCGGGCTGCAAGCGTTGACCTTCGCCCTGCCGCTCTTGCTGTTGCGCGAGTGTCTGCGGCGCTTCGCATTCGCCCGCTTGCGCTTGCCGACCGCCGTGGCGATCGATGCCACGAGTTCGACCGTGCAAATCGCCGGGCTGGGACTACTCGCTTACTTTCATCAGCTCACACTTTTCGGAATTTTCGCTGTCATGGCAGCCGGCTGCGCCGTGGCGAGCCTGGGCTGGATCGCCAGCAATTGGCAATCGCGCCCGCCGCGTCCAACGCGAGCACTCGAGGATCTGCGTCATACGTGGCCGATCGCGCGCTGGTCGCTGGCCAGCTTCATGCTGACCAACACGATTCCTTTCATCATGCCGTGGATCGTCGATTCCGCGGCCGGTGCCGCGGCGGCTGGCCTATTCGGCGCTTCCGCCACGCTCGTCGGCGTGACCAATGTGTTGGTCCTCGGTGGTAGCAACTTCCTGATGCCGCGAGCCGCCGAAGCATTTGCCACGCGCGGTGCGCACGGCTTGAGCCGCGTGCTATTGGTGATGGCAATCTTGTTTATCGCCGCTATTGGTACCTTCGGCACGATCATTTTCATCACCGGCGATCGGATACCGGTGTTTGTCTACGGCGCTGAATTTCGGGGGACTGGTCTGCTGGTCGCAACACTCGCGGTCAACGTATTGGCTGGCAGCTTGGGAATGATCGCCGCCCAGGGGCTGCTGGTAATCGGTCGTCAGAAAAATAATTTCGTCATCGACATCTGCATGTTCACGATCACGATGGTCGCCGCAGCGATCCTCGTGCCGCGCTATGGCGCGCTGGGGGCGGCGCAGGCTTCGGTGATGGGGGTGACCGTCGGCACCCTGGCACGCGCTATGAAACTGGTCGGAATTTTACGCAGCATGCCGGCACAACCGGCCGGCGCTTGAAGATAACGTACGAAACTCGACACGATTTTCACCCTGAGCAGTTCGGGCTCAAAATGAAAATTCGCAATGCTAATCCACTTGCGCTGGCAACCCACGAGGTCACGACGTGGGCCGCTATGCAATGCGCAAACCCTGCGCTCGATAGTCCGTTTTTGCGGCCTGAGTTCACGCAAGCCGTGGCCGAAGTGCGAGAAGACGTCGAAGTCGCGGTGCTCGAAAACCAGCAGCAACCCATCGGCTTTTTCCCCTATCAGCGCAAGCGGCGCGTGGGCCGGCCCGTTGCCGGACGGCTATCGGACTTTCAGGCAATGATCGCGCATCCCGGATTTCGCTACGAGCCGGCCGAGGTGGTGCGTGCCTGCCGCTTGTCGGCCTGGCATTTCGATCATTTGTTGGTCGAAAACGGCGCCTACAGTCCTTTTGTGTGGCGAGGGGCCGAGTCCCCGTTTATCGATCTCAGCGCCGGCTTCGACGGTTACATGCAAGCCCGCGAGAACGGCCGCAGCCTACGATCGGAATATGGCCAGCGCAAGCGAAAAATCGAACGCGAGGTAGGACCGCTGCGGCTGGAACTCGACACGCGCGATCTGGGCGTGATCGCCACCTGCTTCCGCTGGAAAGAACAGCAATATCTTCGTACCAACGCGCCAAACCTGTTCGCCTACAACTGGGTGCGCGATTTGTTCGCTGTGCTGCTCGAGCATACATGCAAAGAATTCGGCGTCATGGTTTCGACCCTCTACGCCGGCAGCAAGATCGCCGCGATCAATTTCTGCCTGCGCTCGAACCATGTGCTGCACTCGTGGTTTCCCGCCTACAACGTCGAGTTGGCGCAATACTCACCAGGCACGCTGCAATGGTTCGAGCTGATTCGGGCCTTGCCGGCGCTGGGAATCAAGCGCATCGACCTGGGCAAAGGGCCCGAAGGCTTCAAGCGGCGCTTCATGAGCGGCGCGACCCAGGTGTGCGAGGGGACGGTCGATCTGCGCTTCCTGCCGACTTTGTTCCGTCGCGTCTGGCAGGGGACGCGCGATCGCATCCGCTATTCGCGACTATATGGCCCAGCCCGCACTCCTGCGGCGCTTTTATACCGTTACCAAAGTTGGCGCGAATGCCAGTAATGCATTCGCGATCCATCGGATCTTAAACAAAGCAGTTTGCTATGAACGTTTTTAAGAAAATCGGCATCTGGTACATCCTGGCAACCCCGGTCTTGGCTGGCCTGTCCACGTTCGAACTCAAAGCTTCGGACGATGGCTTCACCATCACCGGTTTGATATGGGTGGCGCAGTTTGCCGTGGGCCTGCTGCTGTTGCCGTTCGTCTGGTCCTCGGACGATCACCGGGGCGATCTCAGGCCCTGGTGGCCGTGGTTCGCCTGGTGCGGCTACGCTTGGATGACGCTGCTGTGGTGCGACAATCTCGGCCGGCGCAACGTGCAAGAGACGATTCAATTGTGCATGCCGGTATTGGTCGGCATGATCGCCGCTTCGGTCATTCGCACCCGCGATGATCTGCGACGATTGTTCTCGACATTCAATATCACGTTTCTGTTTCTGGCCGCGTTTACGATGCTGTTCCTCTCGGGTCGCTTCGACGAGGAATGGATTTCGACCCGCGTTCGACCAGCGGCTTTGACGATGACGCTGGTCGGCTGCGTCTATATTGCGGGTTATCCACGTCGCACGTTTTGGCCCATTGCTGGCTGGTCGGCCTGCGTACTGTTGACGCTTCTGTCGCAAAGCCGCATGGCGACAATGACGCTACTGATCGCGCCGGTCGCGTTCCCTCTGTATCGCCGCAAATGGACGAATTTCGCCGCCACCGCCGCGCTGGCCGCGGTGGGACTTGGTCTGTTCTATACGCCGATCGTGCAGAAAAAATTCTTCGAGTCCGGCAGCGGTAAGCTCTCGGAAGCTTTCGAAGGAGATTACGCCGGTGCCGGACGATTCGAGGCCTGGCCCGAAATCTACAAGGAAGCCTGGACTCATCCCGCGCTCGGCGCTGGGGTCGGTTCGGCGTACGACTTCGTCCCGCTGGTCTGGGAAGACATCAACCACGTTCACAACGACTATCTGCGTGTCTTCTTCGAAATGGGCATCATTGGCGAATTCATCTTCGTCGCCACCATGCTCTGGCAATTGGTCGTGCTCTATCGTCGCACGCAAACCACGCGCGGCTTAACCCGCAGCGCCTTCGTGGCCGCCTTTCTCGGCTGGTGCGGGCTGCTGGTCAGTTGTGCGACAGATAACACGATTCTCTACAACATCTACTACACCGACCTTTTGTTCGCCCTGATTGGAGGCGGTTATGGTGTTCTGGCTGCGAGCACAAGCGGGCAACATGCGGCCGAACACGTCTCAGTGAACGAACCCCGGCATCTTAACTACCACCCCGCGTGACTCGCACGCACGCCCAAGGAAACCCTGTCATGTCAATCTCCGCCCAGAAACGACTGACTGTCAGCATCATCATCCCAACGTACAATCGCGCCCATCTGGTTGTGGAAGCGATCGAAAGCGCGCTCTCGCAAACGCGCGTTCCGGACGAGATCCTGGTGATCGACGACGGTTCGACCGACAACACGACGGCTGTGCTCGAGCGCTTCGGGGCGCCCGTTCACGTGCTGCGTCAGGCAAATCGCGGCCGCTCGGCGGCGCGCAATACCGGCATCCGCGAAGCCACGAGCGACGCCGTCCTGTTTCTCGACTCGGACGATTTGCTGATGCCCAATTGCATCGAGGAATTCGTCTCGGTGCTCGAGCGTCAGCCTGACGTCGACGTCGTATACGGCAATGCGAAACTGATTGATTCGCAAGGTCGCTTGATCGCGCTCTATGCCGATCGCATGCCCGGCCCTCGTCCCAGCGGCCACATCCTGGGTGAGCTGGCCCGCCGCTGCTGCCTGACGGTCTGTTCGATGGTGCGTCGCTCGGCACTGCGTGGCATTCGCTTCGAGGAAGGGATGGAATTCGGCGAGGATTACGATCTGTGGCGGCAGTTGGCCGCACGGTCGAACTTCCAATACGTTGACGAGCCCTTGACCTGCTATCGCTTTCACAAGGGGATGACAATCTCGTCCGACCCGCGCAAAAACCTCGACGCCGAGCTCGAGGTGCAGCGCCGCGTGCTCGAGATGCCCGAGTTCATGGCACTCTCGGCGCGTGATCGGGCTTGCGCTTACGCAGCTCATGGGGCCAAGCAAGCGATGCGTGATCGCGGCGGCCTGGCGCGGCGCTTGTTCTGGCGCGCCATCCGCACAGATCCCACGTACACAACCAGCTATGCCCTGCTGGCGCTATCCGCGGTCAGCGTGCGTCCGCTGCAGTTCGCGATCTCGAAGCGCCGCCGCATGCTCGGTAATCACATCGCGGCCGAGGCCGGCGGCGCGGCGCTCGCGCAAGAACGGGCCGCACCCAGCCAGAATAAGTCCCCCATCATCATCCCCGACAGCGACAACGTCGTTCATGGTGAGGAACACGTCTATGGTTAAGGTTCTGGTTGTTGGTCAAACGCCGCCGCCGTATCTCGGTCAGCCGATCATGCTGCAAAAGCTGCTCGATAGCGGCATTGCAGACGTCGAGCTGCATCATGTCGGCATCCGGCTGTCGACCGACGCCAATGAGGTCGGCCGCTTTGGTTGGACAAAGGTGTTGAATCTTTTTCCGATCATCGCGCACATCTGGTGGGCGCGAATCTTCCGCGGCGTGAAGATACTTTACTACCCGCCCGCCGGACCGAACCGCGTGACCATGTTCCGCGATTTCGCGATCCTGCTTCCCACGCGTTTCTTGTTCGCGAAAACGATCTTCCACTTCCATGCCAGCGGGCTGTCGGAAATGTATCCGCGCCTGCCGGCCTGGCAGCGGTGGTTATTTCGGCGCGCGTATTACAACGCCGACGCTGGGATCCGCCTTTCGGAGCTAACGCCCGACGACGCGCGACAGTTGCGCGTCCATCGCGAATACGTGATCGCCAACGGCATCGACGATCCCTGTCCCGCTGGCCCGATTACGGACACGACGCCGGTCAGCACGCAGCGCCCGCTGCGAGTTCTCTTCGTGGCGATGCTACGCGAATCGAAGGGAGTGCTGGTCCTGATCGAAGCCGCGGCACAACTGGCCCAGCGCGGCGTCCCGGTCGAAGTTGAGATCATGGGCCAGTTCATCAGCCCGGAATTCGCCGATCGGGTGCATGCACGCGTCAAAGAACTAGGGGTCGAGGATCGCGTCAAATTCCTGGGCATGCTCACCGGCGATGCAAAGTTCGCCGCTTATGCGCGGGCCGATATCTTCTCGATGCCCACGTTCTACGAATCCGAGGCGTTCCCGGTCGTGCTGCTCGAGGCGATGGCCTACGGCCTGCCGATCGTGGCCACGCGCTGGCGCGGAATTCCGACGATCGTCGATGACGAAGTGACGGGCTTCCTGGTCGAGCCGCGCGACTCAAGCCCCGTGGCAGATCGCATCGCGGAATTGGCCGAGGATCCGGCCCTGCGAGTTCGCCTCGGACAGGCGGGACGCGAGAAGTTCCTCGATCTGTACGTTTGGGAACGCCACCTCACAAACATGCGCCGCGTCTTTCTGGACACCGCCGGCATCGTCGACGCCCGACATGACGAAGTCACACTGCAGCAACCTGCCCCGAGCGAAGCCAAGGTCGAAGCCCTCGCCTGACCTTGCTCGAGATCGCGTACGAAATCACACCTTGATGCTCCCCACCAGCGCGACAAAGCATGAAATTTAGCGGATCGAAAACTGGCCGCGGCCCCTCCTCGGCCGTGGCGACCCCCAGCCGAACGGAATCAAAGCGAACGGATGCCACCGGGCGCGTCGAGACGAGCGTCCCTGCACCGTTGGGGCGGATCCATTGGCGCAATTCTCATTCGGCCTTGGCCGCGGCGCTGAATTTGACGACCGATGCCGTCTACTTCGTGTCGCTCGACGACATGTGCATTTGCGCTGCGAACGTCGCAGCCACGACGCGCACAGGGTATGAAGTGGCAGAGCTGATCGGAATGCGTCTGAATGAAGTCGTGGCGGTATCCGCCGGAATTGATCCAGTCGAGTTGCATCAGGATGATGCCGAACTGGCGTCCCTGGCCGCGCGGGGCGTCGAACGCGCCAAGGACGGGCAGGCCCTGGAAGTCGAAATCCGCTGGCGGCGCGTCGCCAGCGAAGGTGAGTCGCTGTTGGTGGCCGCGGTGCGCGAAGTCGTGACACCGGAAGTCATCGTGCCGCCGGCGATCGAGCCCGATCCACGCGACCCGCTGACCGAATTACCCAGCCGGGCGCGCCTGGCATCGCGGTTGCGAACGATCGAGCGCCAGATGCGCAGCGAACCTGCGCCGGTGGCGATCCTGTTTCTGGATGTCGATCGATTCAAGGACATCAACGACACGCACGGCCACCTGACCGGCGACCGCGTGTTGCGCGAAATCGCTCAGCGGTTACTGAACTGCGTCCGGCAAGATGACCTGGTTGTGCGCTACGGCGGTGACGAATTCGTCGTCCTGCTGCACGCGGTCCGCTCGCAGCAGCAGGTCGAGCAGATGGTTGAACGTATCGCGACCGAGATTCGCATCCCCATCGCCTTGGCCGACGGGCAATTGATCGTCACGGCAAGCATCGGCCTGGCCGTGGCGCACGATGCGGCGGAAACGCAAGATCTGCTCGAAACGGCGGACCAGGCCATGTATAGGGCCAAACGTGCCGGCCGTCGCCCCTCGCGATAACCGGTCCGCGCCGCGCGTAACAACGTTCATTCGGTGGTCCGCGCATTCGCTATAACCCATAACAATCGGACCGTATCGCGGGACTCGGGCGCCGCGGTTGGACGACCCTCGGAGAGCGGGCCATAGTTGGGTTGAATGATCACTGGCCCGGATCGCAGGGCCAGTCATCGCCGTACACATCAGGAGTTAGCGAGCCCATGCGGATACTTGTCACCGGCGGAGCAGGATACATCGGCAGTCACGCCGTGCGGTTGCTCGCGCGCGCCGGACACGACGTCTGGTCCTACGACAATCTCTGCCTGGGCCACCGGCAAGCCGTCCCGACCGGCCGGCTGATTGTGGGCGAGCTGAACGATCGCGCGCTCCTGGAAGGCACCTTGCGCGAGAAGAACATCGAGGCGGTCATGCACTTCGCCGCCTTCTCGCTCGTGGGGGAATCGGTCGCGAACCCGGCGATTTATTACCAAAACAATCTGGCCTCGAGTCTGTCATTGCTCGAGTCGATGCGCGCCGCCGGCGTGACTCGCATTGTGTTGTCGAGCACCACGGCCACGTATGGCGCTCCCGAACATACGCCGATCGCCGAAGACACGCCGCAGCGACCGATCAATCCTTACGGCTTTACGAAGCTGGTGGTCGAGCACGCCTTGGCTGATTACGCGCGAGCCTACGGCTTTGCTTACGCCGCGCTACGATATTTCAACGCCTCGGGCGCGAGTGCCGACGCCGAGATCGGCGAGGACCACAAACCGGAATCGCACTTGATACCGCTCGTACTACAGGTTGCCCTCGGCCAGCGCGAATCGATCACGATCTTCGGCGAAGACTATCCCACGCCCGACGGCACCTGCATCCGCGACTACATCCACGTCGACGACCTGGGCTCGGCCCATATCAAGGCGCTTGAACGCTTACGCCCCGGGCACGGCATTTTATGCAACCTGGGGATCGGCCGTGGCTACAGCGTGCGTGAGGTGATCGACGCTTGCCGGCGCGTAACGGGGCACAAGATTCCGGCCGTCGTCGGCCCGCGCCGCCCTGGCGATCCGCCGGAACTGATCGCCGACGCCACCCGCGCCCGGCGCGAACTCGATTGGCAACCCGCCTACAACGATCTCGAACAGATCGTCGCCACGGCCTGGCAATGGCACCGCACACACCCCAACGGGTATGGCGAGTAGCCGTGTCCAGCGCAGCGCCTGACGCGGTCGCCGTTATACGACAAGTCCGCCGGGCTTTCGACAAGCGCACCGCCACTTGCGGCCTTCTCGCCGCTGGCTGAGAATACGGCATTCGTCCCGTATCGCGCGCTTTCCCTCCCTTTTTATGTGGCCTTGCCCGGGCCAGGTTGATGCTATCTATGCGCAAACGCATTTTGCGGATCTTGGCCGTGTTGGTGATCGTCGCCTTTGTCGTCGTGCTGGGGGCCGGTTGGTGGACTCATCGACAGGTCGCGGCCAGTCTGGCACAGCTCGACGGCGAAGTTGCCATCGACGGATTGTCCGGCCCGGTGACCGTCGAACGTGACAATCGCGGTATCCCCACGATCCGCGCCGCCAGCCGGGACGACGTCGCCTTTGCGCTGGGCTTTGTGCATGCTCAGGAACGTTATTTCCAGATGGACCTGCTGCGGCGCAACTCGGCAGGGGAACTGGCCGAATTGATCGGACCCAAGCTCGTCGAAAACGATCGCAAGGTGCGCATCCACCGCTTTCGCAACGTCGCTAAAGGCGTACTCGCCAAGGCCAACTCCGACGAGCAGCGTTCTATCGAGCGCTACACCGCCGGTGTGAACGCGGGTCTGAAATCGTTGGGAGCACCACCGTTCGAGTATTTGCTGATGGGCATCGAACCGGCGCCCTGGCAGCCCGAGGACTGCGCCCTGGTCATGTTCTCGATGTATATCGACCTGCAAGGCGAGGATTATCGGGACGAAGCGACGCTCGGCATGTTGTATAACGTGCTACCTCACCCGCTGGCCGAGTTTCTCGCGCCGCGCGGCACCGAATGGGACGCGCCGATCCACGGCGAGGCGTTCGAAGCGCCCCCCATCCCCGGACCGGAAGTTTTCGACACGCGCAAGCTCGACACCGACGCGGTCGCCTATCTGCAGCCGCGCGGCACGCTCCCCCCCGAAGCCCACGTTCACTTGGGCAGTAATAACTGGGCCGTTTCCGGCAAGCGTACGGCCGACGGCCGCGCGATGATCGCCGACGATATGCACCTGGGCATTCGCGTGCCGCACATCTGGTATCGCGCATCACTCGCCTGGAACGAACCAAACGATCCTGCCAAGGAACATCAGATCACGGGCGTGTCGCTTCCCGGTACGCCCGGCGTCATCGTCGGCAGCAACGGGCACGTCGCCTGGGGTTTCACCAACAGCGAAGGAGACTGGGTCGATGTCGTACTCGTCGACGTCGATCCCAACGACAGGAACAAATATCTCACTCCCGACGGCCCGCGCGAATTCGAGCATCACGAAGAGACGA from Pirellulales bacterium carries:
- the galE gene encoding UDP-glucose 4-epimerase GalE: MRILVTGGAGYIGSHAVRLLARAGHDVWSYDNLCLGHRQAVPTGRLIVGELNDRALLEGTLREKNIEAVMHFAAFSLVGESVANPAIYYQNNLASSLSLLESMRAAGVTRIVLSSTTATYGAPEHTPIAEDTPQRPINPYGFTKLVVEHALADYARAYGFAYAALRYFNASGASADAEIGEDHKPESHLIPLVLQVALGQRESITIFGEDYPTPDGTCIRDYIHVDDLGSAHIKALERLRPGHGILCNLGIGRGYSVREVIDACRRVTGHKIPAVVGPRRPGDPPELIADATRARRELDWQPAYNDLEQIVATAWQWHRTHPNGYGE
- a CDS encoding glycosyltransferase family 4 protein — its product is MVKVLVVGQTPPPYLGQPIMLQKLLDSGIADVELHHVGIRLSTDANEVGRFGWTKVLNLFPIIAHIWWARIFRGVKILYYPPAGPNRVTMFRDFAILLPTRFLFAKTIFHFHASGLSEMYPRLPAWQRWLFRRAYYNADAGIRLSELTPDDARQLRVHREYVIANGIDDPCPAGPITDTTPVSTQRPLRVLFVAMLRESKGVLVLIEAAAQLAQRGVPVEVEIMGQFISPEFADRVHARVKELGVEDRVKFLGMLTGDAKFAAYARADIFSMPTFYESEAFPVVLLEAMAYGLPIVATRWRGIPTIVDDEVTGFLVEPRDSSPVADRIAELAEDPALRVRLGQAGREKFLDLYVWERHLTNMRRVFLDTAGIVDARHDEVTLQQPAPSEAKVEALA
- a CDS encoding GGDEF domain-containing protein, producing MKFSGSKTGRGPSSAVATPSRTESKRTDATGRVETSVPAPLGRIHWRNSHSALAAALNLTTDAVYFVSLDDMCICAANVAATTRTGYEVAELIGMRLNEVVAVSAGIDPVELHQDDAELASLAARGVERAKDGQALEVEIRWRRVASEGESLLVAAVREVVTPEVIVPPAIEPDPRDPLTELPSRARLASRLRTIERQMRSEPAPVAILFLDVDRFKDINDTHGHLTGDRVLREIAQRLLNCVRQDDLVVRYGGDEFVVLLHAVRSQQQVEQMVERIATEIRIPIALADGQLIVTASIGLAVAHDAAETQDLLETADQAMYRAKRAGRRPSR
- a CDS encoding glycosyltransferase family A protein — encoded protein: MSISAQKRLTVSIIIPTYNRAHLVVEAIESALSQTRVPDEILVIDDGSTDNTTAVLERFGAPVHVLRQANRGRSAARNTGIREATSDAVLFLDSDDLLMPNCIEEFVSVLERQPDVDVVYGNAKLIDSQGRLIALYADRMPGPRPSGHILGELARRCCLTVCSMVRRSALRGIRFEEGMEFGEDYDLWRQLAARSNFQYVDEPLTCYRFHKGMTISSDPRKNLDAELEVQRRVLEMPEFMALSARDRACAYAAHGAKQAMRDRGGLARRLFWRAIRTDPTYTTSYALLALSAVSVRPLQFAISKRRRMLGNHIAAEAGGAALAQERAAPSQNKSPIIIPDSDNVVHGEEHVYG